Proteins from a single region of Sphingopyxis sp. BSN-002:
- a CDS encoding enoyl-CoA hydratase-related protein, with protein sequence MRTTMYENYEHIRFDRRGRVLTVTMDSPPLNAVGRALHDELSYVFLDVGRDEACDVVVLTGAGRAFSAGADLPGLLRATEDKALRTALLSRAPAIVHSLLSLEKPVIARVNGHAMGLGATLALLCDVVIASNDARIADPHVGIGLSAGDGGALIWPQLIGYARARHHLLTGDPLTAPEAQAIGLIYKAVAADALDAEVDAYADRLASGATMAIRATKRSINMELCRQAIATAEAHAGLEAYTMASNDHHEAVLAFIEKRTPVFKGD encoded by the coding sequence ATGAGGACGACGATGTACGAAAACTACGAGCATATCCGGTTTGACCGCCGTGGCCGCGTCCTGACCGTGACGATGGACAGCCCGCCGCTCAACGCGGTGGGCCGGGCGCTGCACGACGAGCTCTCGTACGTATTTCTCGACGTGGGGCGCGACGAGGCGTGCGACGTCGTTGTCCTGACGGGAGCCGGGCGCGCCTTCTCCGCTGGCGCGGATTTGCCGGGGCTGCTCAGGGCGACGGAGGACAAGGCGCTGCGGACCGCCCTGCTTTCGCGTGCTCCCGCGATCGTTCATTCGCTGTTGAGTCTCGAAAAGCCCGTTATCGCGCGGGTGAACGGTCACGCGATGGGACTGGGCGCTACGCTGGCGCTTCTCTGCGATGTCGTGATCGCTTCGAACGATGCGCGTATCGCCGATCCGCACGTCGGGATCGGCCTGTCGGCGGGCGATGGCGGCGCGCTGATCTGGCCGCAACTGATCGGCTATGCGCGGGCCCGTCATCATCTGCTGACCGGCGACCCGCTGACCGCGCCAGAAGCCCAAGCGATCGGATTGATTTACAAGGCCGTCGCGGCCGATGCACTGGACGCCGAAGTCGATGCCTATGCCGACCGGCTGGCAAGCGGCGCCACAATGGCGATCCGCGCGACGAAACGGTCGATCAACATGGAGCTTTGCCGCCAGGCGATCGCCACCGCCGAAGCGCATGCCGGGCTCGAGGCCTACACGATGGCATCGAACGACCACCATGAAGCGGTGCTCGCCTTCATCGAGAAGCGCACACCGGTGTTCAAGGGCGACTAG